The window TCGGATCCGCCGGGCCCCTGCGTGACAGGGGTCAGGGGGGACGGATCCGGCGGCCACCGGCCGTGTCTCCAGAACGTGCGCCCAACCCCTGATTTTCCAGAAGGTGTCGAACCATGACAGTCGTCATCGACCGCGCGACCGGCAAGCGCCGCGGTGAGCGGGCTCCGCGCCCCGGCCGGCTCCAGCGCATGAAGCACTCGTACCAGCGGTACTGGTACGCGTACGCGATGATCGCCCCGGTCGTCGTCGTGCTCGGCGTGCTGGTGCTCTATCCGCTGGCGCGGGGCATCTATCTGACGTTCACCGACGCCACGAGCCTCAACTCGGCGCGCACGATCGGCGTCAACCACATCGACGCCACCTACAAGTTCATCGGCCTGGACAACTACGCCGACATTCTGTGGGGCCCCACCGCGTACGACCGCTTCTGGTCGCACTTCATCTGGACGATCGTGTGGACGGCCCTGTGCGTGCTGCTCCACTACGTCATCGGCCTCGGCCTCGCGCTGCTGCTCAACCAGAAGCTGCGCGGCCGGACCTTCTACCGGCTCATCCTGGTCCTGCCGTGGGCCGTGCCGACCTTCGTCACCGTCTTCGGCTGGCGCTTCATGCTCGCCGACGGCGGCATCATCAACTCCATGCTCGACGCCGTGCATCTGCGCTCACCGCTGTGGCTGGAGGACACCTTCTGGCAGCGGTTCGCCGCGATCATGGTCAACACCTGGTGCGGTGTGCCGTTCATGATGGTCTCGCTGCTCGGCGGACTGCAGTCCATCGACGGCGTCCTGTACGAGGCCGCCGAGATGGACGGGGCCAACGCCTGGCAGCGCTTCCGGCACGTCACCCTGCCAGGACTGCGGTCGGTCAGCTCCACCGTCGTCCTGCTCGGCGTCATCTGGACGTTCAACCAGTTCGCCATCATCTTCCTGCTCTTCGGCGACACCGCGCCGGACGCGCAGATCCTCGTCACCTGGGCCTACTACCTGGGCTTCGGCCAGCAGCCGCGCGACTACGCGCAGTCCGCCGCGTACGGCGTGCTGCTGCTCTCCATCCTGATCGTCTTCACCTCCGTCTACCGCCGCTGGCTGGCCCGCAATGAGCAGCAGCTCGCGATCTGAGGCAGGAGTCCCCATGAGCACCACGACAGTCACGTCCCCCGCCCCGGCGGACCGGGACCCCGCGGACACCGCACCGGCGGGCAAGGGGCCGCGGCGCGGCGAGCGCAGCCTCGCCGGCTCCCTCACCTCGCACGGCATCCTCGTCGTCGCGAGCCTGATCGCGCTGTTCCCGATCGCCTGGCTCGTCTATCTGTCCCTCGGCCCGGACAAGGACGACTATCTGCACCCCGGGGACATCCTCGGCAAGATGACGTTCGACAACTACTCGTTCGTGCTGCAGCACACGCCGTTCTTCGACTGGATGTGGAGCACGCTCCTCGTGTCGCTCGGCACGACCGTCATCGGCGTCCTGGTCGCGGCCACGACGGGTTACGCGGTCTCCCGCATGCGCTTCCCCGGCTACAAGAAGTTCATGTGGGTCCTGCTCGTCACCCAGATGTTCCCGGTCGCCGTGCTGATGGTCCCGATGTACGAGATCCTTTCGGAACTCCAGCTCATCGACAACTACTTGGGCCTGATCCTCGTCTACTGCTCGACGGCCGTGCCGTACTGCGCCTGGCTGCTCAAGGGATACTTCGACACCATCCCCTTCGAGATCGACGAGGCCGGGCGCGTCGACGGGCTCTCGCCCTTCGGTACGTTCGCGCGGCTGATCCTGCCGCTCGCCAAGCCGGGTCTCGCCGTCGCCGCCTTCTACAGCTTCATCACCGCGTTCGGCGAGGTCGCCTTCGCCTCGACGTTCATGCTGTCCGACACGAAGTACACGTTCGCGGTCGGTCTGCAGAGCTTCGTCAGCGAGCACGACGCTCAGCGCAACCTCATGGCTGCCACGGCGGTGTTGGTGGCGATTCCCGTCTCCGCGTTCTTCTACCTTGTGCAGAAGAACCTGGTGACCGGGCTGACCGCCGGCGGTACGAAGGGTTAGCCGTTCGCGGCGAGCCATGAGGTCGTCGGTCGTCCGGCGGCACGTCGTGGCCGATCGCGCAGTTCCCCGCGCCCCTGAAGGGGCGTGGGTGGCGGTCGCGGTGTCCTCCCCCAGCCTCCGGCCGGGGGGAACCCCAGACCCCGCTGACACCGCGGCCGCCTCGTCAGTAGTCCCACATCAGCAGTCCCACAAACGAAGAAGACACGCGCCGCTACGGCGACCCATGACCGAACTCCTCCCCCACTCTCGGCTGCGCTCGAGCGGGGGGACCCCCATCGCCTCAAGGATGTTATGAGCCAGCACTCCGCCGACCCGGCCCCGACCTCCGCTCTCGCCACTGTCGCCGACCGTCGCGACTGGTGGCGCGACGCGGTGATCTACCAGGTCTATCCGCGCAGCTTCGCCGACAGCAACGGCGACGGCATGGGCGACCTGGAGGGCGTACGTTCCCGACTCCCGTATCTGCGCGACCTCGGCGTGGACGCCGTGTGGCTCAGCCCCTTCTACGCCTCGCCGCAGGCCGACGCCGGCTACGACGTGGCGGACTACCGGGCCGTGGACCCCATGTTCGGCAACCTGCTCGACGCCGACGCGCTGATCCGTGACGCCCATGACCTCGCTCTGCGGGTCATCGTCGACCTCGTGCCCAACCACTCCTCGGACCAGCACGAGTGGTTCAAGCGGGCCCTCGCGGAGGGGCCGGGTTCACCGCTGCGGGAGCGCTATCACTTCCGTGCGGGCAAGGGCGCGGACGGTGAACTGCCGCCCAACGACTGGGAGTCCATCTTCGGCGGCCCCGCCTGGACGCGGGTGACCGAGCCGGACGGTACCCCGGGCGAGTGGTATCTCCACCTCTTCGCGCCCGAGCAGCCCGACTTCAACTGGGACCACCCGGCCGTCGGCGACGAGTTCCGCTCGATCCTGCGGTTCTGGCTCGACATGGGCGTCGACGGCTTCCGGATCGACGTGGCCCACGGGCTGGTCAAGGCGGACGGACTGCCGGACCTGGGATCCCACGACCAGGTGAAGCTGCTGGGCAACGATGTCATGCCGTTCTTCGACCAGGACGGCGTCCACGAGGTCTACCGGGCCTGGCGGATCGTCCTCGACGAGTACGCGGGCGAGCGCATCTTCGTGGCCGAGGCGTGGACGCCGACCATCGAGCGCACCGCCAACTACGTGCGCCCCGACGAGCTGCACCAGGCCTTCAACTTCCAGTACCTGAGCACCCATTGGGACGCCGAGGAGCTGCGCTCCTGCGTCGACCGCACCCTCGACGCGATGCGGCCCGTGGGCGCGCCCGCCACCTGGGTGCTGTCCAACCACGACGTGACCCGGCACGCGACCCGGTTCGCCAACCCGGCCGGGCTCGGCACCCAGATCCGTACCGCCGGAGACCGCGAACTGGGGCTGCGCCGGGCGCGTGCGGCCACGCTGCTGATGCTCGCGCTGCCCGGATCCGCGTACCTGTACCAGGGCGAGGAGCTGGGTCTGCCGGACGTCGTCGACCTGCCGGACGAGGTGCGCCAGGACCCGGCGTACTTCCGGGGCGCGGGCCAGGACGGCTTCCGTGACGGGTGCCGGGTGCCCATCCCGTGGACCCGGGACGGCTCGTCGTACGGCTTCGGCAGCGGGGGCAGCTGGCTGCCCCAGCCGTCCGGCTGGGGCGAGTTGAGCGTGGAGGCGCAGAGCGGGGTCGCGGGCTCGACCCTTGAGCTGTACCGGTCCGCGCTCGCCGTACGGAGCGAGCAGGCCGACCTGGGCGCGGGCGACCGTGTCGAGTGGCTGAAGGCTCCCGAGGGTGTACTCGCCTTCCGCCGCGGGGCGTTCGTCTGCACCACCAACACCGGCGGGGAGGCGGCGACCGTCCCGGCGTACGGGCGGGTGCTGCTCGCGAGCGGCGAGGTCACCGTGACGGACGACGGCGAGGCGAAGCTGCCGGCCGACACCACAGTGTGGTGGATCGCTGACTGACCGTTCATCAACTCGGGGGTTCTGCAAGAACTTTCCGGAATTTTCAGAAGCCCGCCTTCCGCTTCGGGAGGCGGGCTTCTACTATCTGGCGCACCGCACGGCCGTTGAATCTTGCAGCAAGAACCGTCAACGGCCCGCCCTTCAACGGAGAAGGACCCCCACATGGCCAAGAGAGCTCTGTCCGGCGCGCTCGCCCTCGCCGCCGCCGCGCTCGTCGTCCCCGCGAGCACCGCGGGCAACGCGTATGCCTCCCCGCCCGGCACCAAGGACGTCACCGCCGTCCTCTTCGAGTGGAACTTCGCCTCGGTCGCCAAGGAGTGCACCAACCGTCTGGGCCCCGCCGGTTACGGATACGTCCAGGTCTCGCCGCCCGCCGAGCACATACAGGGCTCGCAGTGGTGGACCTCGTACCAGCCCGTCAGCTACAAGATCGCGGGACGGCTCGGCGACCGTACCGCCTTCCAGAACATGGTCAATACCTGCCACGCGGCCGGTGTGAAGGTCGTCGCCGACACCGTGATCAACCACATGTCGGCGGGCAGCGGCACCGGTACGGGCGGCTCGTCCTACACGAAGTACGACTACCCGGGCCTGTACTCCTCGCCCGACTTCGACAACTGCACCTCGCAGATCAGCAACTACCAGGACCGCGGCAACGTCCAGAACTGCGAACTGGTCGGGCTCGCCGACCTGGACACCGGCGAGGAGTACGTCCGCGGGGCCATCGCGAAGTACATGAACGACCTGCTCTCGCTGGGAGTCGACGGCTTCCGCATCGACGCGGCCAAGCACATCCCGGCCGCCGACCTCGCCAACATCAAGGGCAGGCTGAGCAACTCGTCCGTGTACTGGAAGCAGGAGGCCATCTACGGAGCCGGCGAGGCCGTCCAGCCCACCGAGTACACCGGCACCGGTGACGTCCAGGAGTTCCGGTACGCGTTCGACCTCAAGCGGGTCTTCAACAACGAGAACCTCGCCTACCTGAAGAACTACGGCGAGGGCTGGGGCTATATGAGCAGCGGGGTTTCGGGTGTCTTCGTCGACAACCACGACACCGAGCGCAACGGCTCCACGCTCAGCTACAAGGACAACGCCAACTACACCCTGGCCAACGTCTTCATGCTGGCCCACCCGTACGGCGCGCCCGACATCAACTCCGGCTACGAGTTCTCCTCGACGGACGCCGGCCCGCCCAACGGCGGTACGGTCAACGCCTGTTGGCAGGACGGCTGGAAGTGCCAGCACGCCTGGCCGGAGATCCAGTCGATGGTCGCCTTCCGCAACACCACCCGGGGCGAGTCCGTCACCAACTGGTGGGACAACGGCAACGACGCCATCGCCTTCGGCCGCGGCGGCAAGGGCTTCGTGGCCATCAACCACGAGTCCTCCTCGCTGACCCGCACCTACCAGACCTCGCTCGCGGCGGGCACGTACTGCAACGTCCAGGCCAACACGACGGTGACGGTGAACAGTTCGGGCCAGCTCACCGCGACGCTCGGCGCGAACACCGCGCTTGCGGTGTATTCGGGCAAGTCCAGCTGCTGACAGCAGCCGTTCGCGCAGTTCCCCGCGTCCCTCTTGGGGGCGCGGGGAACTGTGCGGTCTTTGTCTTTGGCCGGTGTCGCCCCGGACAGCAGTTGAAAGTTCTTTCTACCCTTTGCAGGACTCTTGCTGAAAGGGTTTCGGCGGCGATACGTTCACGCGGATCCGTAATCGCAAGGAGTCAGGCCTGTGATACCAAGATGGCCGGTGCCCAGCGG is drawn from Streptomyces liliifuscus and contains these coding sequences:
- a CDS encoding carbohydrate ABC transporter permease — its product is MTVVIDRATGKRRGERAPRPGRLQRMKHSYQRYWYAYAMIAPVVVVLGVLVLYPLARGIYLTFTDATSLNSARTIGVNHIDATYKFIGLDNYADILWGPTAYDRFWSHFIWTIVWTALCVLLHYVIGLGLALLLNQKLRGRTFYRLILVLPWAVPTFVTVFGWRFMLADGGIINSMLDAVHLRSPLWLEDTFWQRFAAIMVNTWCGVPFMMVSLLGGLQSIDGVLYEAAEMDGANAWQRFRHVTLPGLRSVSSTVVLLGVIWTFNQFAIIFLLFGDTAPDAQILVTWAYYLGFGQQPRDYAQSAAYGVLLLSILIVFTSVYRRWLARNEQQLAI
- a CDS encoding sugar ABC transporter permease → MSTTTVTSPAPADRDPADTAPAGKGPRRGERSLAGSLTSHGILVVASLIALFPIAWLVYLSLGPDKDDYLHPGDILGKMTFDNYSFVLQHTPFFDWMWSTLLVSLGTTVIGVLVAATTGYAVSRMRFPGYKKFMWVLLVTQMFPVAVLMVPMYEILSELQLIDNYLGLILVYCSTAVPYCAWLLKGYFDTIPFEIDEAGRVDGLSPFGTFARLILPLAKPGLAVAAFYSFITAFGEVAFASTFMLSDTKYTFAVGLQSFVSEHDAQRNLMAATAVLVAIPVSAFFYLVQKNLVTGLTAGGTKG
- a CDS encoding glycoside hydrolase family 13 protein, with protein sequence MSQHSADPAPTSALATVADRRDWWRDAVIYQVYPRSFADSNGDGMGDLEGVRSRLPYLRDLGVDAVWLSPFYASPQADAGYDVADYRAVDPMFGNLLDADALIRDAHDLALRVIVDLVPNHSSDQHEWFKRALAEGPGSPLRERYHFRAGKGADGELPPNDWESIFGGPAWTRVTEPDGTPGEWYLHLFAPEQPDFNWDHPAVGDEFRSILRFWLDMGVDGFRIDVAHGLVKADGLPDLGSHDQVKLLGNDVMPFFDQDGVHEVYRAWRIVLDEYAGERIFVAEAWTPTIERTANYVRPDELHQAFNFQYLSTHWDAEELRSCVDRTLDAMRPVGAPATWVLSNHDVTRHATRFANPAGLGTQIRTAGDRELGLRRARAATLLMLALPGSAYLYQGEELGLPDVVDLPDEVRQDPAYFRGAGQDGFRDGCRVPIPWTRDGSSYGFGSGGSWLPQPSGWGELSVEAQSGVAGSTLELYRSALAVRSEQADLGAGDRVEWLKAPEGVLAFRRGAFVCTTNTGGEAATVPAYGRVLLASGEVTVTDDGEAKLPADTTVWWIAD
- a CDS encoding alpha-amylase is translated as MAKRALSGALALAAAALVVPASTAGNAYASPPGTKDVTAVLFEWNFASVAKECTNRLGPAGYGYVQVSPPAEHIQGSQWWTSYQPVSYKIAGRLGDRTAFQNMVNTCHAAGVKVVADTVINHMSAGSGTGTGGSSYTKYDYPGLYSSPDFDNCTSQISNYQDRGNVQNCELVGLADLDTGEEYVRGAIAKYMNDLLSLGVDGFRIDAAKHIPAADLANIKGRLSNSSVYWKQEAIYGAGEAVQPTEYTGTGDVQEFRYAFDLKRVFNNENLAYLKNYGEGWGYMSSGVSGVFVDNHDTERNGSTLSYKDNANYTLANVFMLAHPYGAPDINSGYEFSSTDAGPPNGGTVNACWQDGWKCQHAWPEIQSMVAFRNTTRGESVTNWWDNGNDAIAFGRGGKGFVAINHESSSLTRTYQTSLAAGTYCNVQANTTVTVNSSGQLTATLGANTALAVYSGKSSC